From Erwinia sp. HDF1-3R, one genomic window encodes:
- a CDS encoding TIGR01777 family oxidoreductase: MHILLTGGTGLIGSHLIPRLLQRGDSVSVVTRNVASARSKLDERVNLWSGLEQQRDLNAVDAVINLAGEPIADKRWSDTQKQRLCESRWQITERLTALIHASSTPPSVFISGSATGYYGDAGDVVLTEDDPGHDEFTHQLCARWESLALAAESDQTRVCLLRTGVVLAKEGGALSKMKLPFKLGIGGPIGTGKQYMPWIHLEDMLSAILWLLDSSSLRGPFNMVAPYAVRNEQFAATLGEAMHRPAFMRTPASAIKLIMGESSVLVLGGQHVLPKRLEESGFDFRWYQLDEALKNVV; the protein is encoded by the coding sequence ATGCACATTTTACTGACGGGCGGTACCGGCCTGATTGGCAGCCATCTTATCCCCCGCCTGTTACAGCGCGGCGACAGCGTCAGCGTGGTCACCCGTAATGTGGCCAGCGCACGCAGCAAGCTGGACGAGCGGGTCAACCTGTGGTCAGGGCTGGAGCAGCAGCGCGATCTTAACGCCGTTGACGCCGTTATCAATCTGGCGGGCGAACCCATCGCCGATAAGCGCTGGAGCGACACGCAGAAGCAGCGGCTGTGTGAAAGCCGCTGGCAGATAACCGAGCGCCTTACCGCCCTGATACATGCCAGCAGTACACCGCCCTCGGTATTTATCTCCGGTTCCGCCACCGGCTACTACGGTGATGCTGGCGATGTGGTACTGACCGAAGATGATCCCGGTCACGACGAATTTACACACCAGCTCTGCGCGCGCTGGGAGTCGCTGGCGCTGGCGGCAGAAAGTGACCAGACGCGCGTCTGCCTGCTGCGTACCGGCGTGGTACTGGCGAAAGAGGGCGGCGCCCTGAGCAAAATGAAGCTGCCCTTTAAGCTGGGTATAGGCGGGCCGATCGGCACCGGTAAGCAGTATATGCCGTGGATCCACCTTGAGGATATGCTAAGCGCTATTCTCTGGCTGTTGGATAGCAGCAGCCTGCGCGGTCCGTTCAATATGGTTGCTCCCTACGCGGTGCGCAACGAACAGTTTGCCGCTACCCTGGGAGAAGCAATGCACCGCCCGGCCTTTATGCGTACCCCGGCCAGCGCGATAAAGCTGATAATGGGAGAGTCATCGGTATTGGTACTCGGTGGTCAGCACGTGCTACCGAAGCGGCTGGAGGAATCGGGATTTGATTTCCGCTGGTATCAGCTGGATGAGGCGCTTAAGAATGTGGTCTGA
- the hisP gene encoding histidine ABC transporter ATP-binding protein HisP, whose amino-acid sequence MAENKLNVTELHKRYGEHEVLKGVSLRADAGDVISIIGSSGSGKSTFLRCINFLEKPSEGTLSVNNQTINLVRDTDGQLKVSNKEQLRALRTSLTMVFQHFNLWSHMTVLQNVMEAPMQVLGLSKADAHDRAIRYLEKVGIDERARAKYPVHLSGGQQQRVSIARALAMEPEVLLFDEPTSALDPELVGEVLRIMQKLAEEGKTMVVVTHEMEFARHVSSHVIFLHQGKIEEEGPPDELFNNPKSPRLQQFLSGVLK is encoded by the coding sequence ATGGCCGAAAATAAATTAAACGTAACTGAACTGCATAAGCGCTACGGTGAGCATGAGGTGCTGAAGGGCGTATCACTGCGGGCTGACGCCGGTGATGTGATCAGTATTATCGGTTCATCGGGGTCGGGAAAAAGTACCTTCCTGCGCTGTATTAATTTTCTGGAGAAACCCAGCGAAGGGACGCTTTCTGTTAATAACCAGACCATTAACCTGGTGCGCGATACCGACGGTCAGCTTAAAGTGTCCAATAAGGAGCAGCTGCGGGCGCTGCGCACTAGTCTGACCATGGTGTTTCAGCACTTTAACCTGTGGAGTCACATGACGGTGCTGCAAAACGTTATGGAAGCGCCGATGCAGGTTCTCGGGCTGAGCAAGGCCGACGCGCACGATCGTGCCATCCGTTATCTGGAGAAGGTAGGGATTGACGAGCGCGCCCGGGCGAAATATCCGGTCCACCTGTCGGGCGGCCAGCAGCAGCGCGTGTCCATTGCGCGTGCGCTGGCGATGGAGCCAGAGGTGCTGCTGTTTGATGAACCGACCTCGGCGCTCGACCCGGAGCTGGTGGGCGAGGTGCTACGGATTATGCAGAAGCTGGCGGAGGAGGGCAAAACCATGGTGGTTGTCACCCACGAAATGGAGTTCGCCCGTCACGTCTCAAGCCATGTGATTTTCCTGCATCAGGGAAAAATAGAGGAGGAGGGGCCGCCGGACGAGCTGTTCAATAATCCCAAAAGCCCGCGCCTGCAGCAGTTTCTCTCCGGGGTGCTGAAGTAG
- the yfcD gene encoding NUDIX hydrolase YfcD, translated as MVEQDRGTEWVDIVNEDNEVIAQSSRAQMRAQCLRHRATYIVVHDGMGKILVQRRTESKDFMPGMLDATAGGVVQSGEEMLESARREAEEELGIAAVPFAEHGLFYFEDQHCRVWGGLFSCVSHGPFAMQEEEVDEVFWMTPEEITARCDEFTDDSLKALSLWLSRNNEQGRTLSQAQA; from the coding sequence ATGGTCGAGCAAGATCGCGGCACGGAATGGGTAGATATCGTTAACGAAGATAACGAGGTTATTGCACAGTCCAGCCGTGCGCAGATGCGGGCACAGTGTTTGCGCCATCGCGCAACCTATATTGTGGTACACGATGGGATGGGAAAAATTCTGGTGCAGCGTCGTACCGAGAGCAAAGATTTTATGCCGGGTATGCTTGATGCAACTGCCGGTGGGGTGGTGCAGAGCGGGGAGGAGATGCTTGAGTCGGCCAGACGCGAAGCCGAAGAAGAGCTGGGTATTGCCGCCGTTCCTTTCGCCGAGCATGGTCTGTTTTACTTTGAGGATCAGCACTGCCGGGTATGGGGAGGGCTGTTCAGCTGCGTGTCGCACGGGCCTTTTGCGATGCAGGAAGAGGAAGTTGATGAAGTTTTCTGGATGACGCCGGAAGAGATAACCGCCCGCTGCGACGAGTTTACCGATGATTCTTTAAAAGCTTTGTCACTTTGGTTGAGCCGTAATAACGAGCAGGGACGTACCCTGTCGCAAGCACAAGCATAG
- a CDS encoding UbiX family flavin prenyltransferase → MKRLIIGISGASGVIYGVRTLQILQQVSGVETHLVMSQAARQTLALESDYSLREVQAMADVVHDARDIAASISSGSFKTEGMAILPCSMKTLSGIVHSYTDGLLTRAADVVLKERRRLVLCVRETPLHLGHLRMMTSAAELGAIIMPPVPAFYHRPQQIMDIVDQTVNRVIDQFDIELDKDLFTRWQGA, encoded by the coding sequence ATGAAACGACTCATTATTGGCATTTCAGGCGCCAGCGGCGTGATTTATGGCGTTCGCACGCTGCAAATATTGCAGCAGGTCAGCGGGGTGGAAACGCACCTGGTAATGAGTCAGGCGGCGCGACAAACCCTGGCGCTGGAGAGCGATTATTCGCTGCGTGAGGTCCAGGCGATGGCCGATGTGGTTCACGATGCGCGCGATATTGCTGCCAGCATCTCCTCTGGCTCATTTAAGACCGAGGGGATGGCTATCCTGCCGTGCTCAATGAAAACCCTTTCCGGCATTGTTCACAGCTACACCGACGGGCTGCTAACCCGCGCGGCAGATGTGGTGCTTAAGGAGCGTCGTCGGCTGGTACTTTGCGTAAGGGAAACGCCGCTGCACCTTGGGCACCTGCGTATGATGACCAGCGCGGCCGAGTTAGGCGCAATCATTATGCCCCCCGTTCCTGCCTTCTATCACCGTCCGCAGCAGATTATGGATATTGTCGATCAGACAGTTAACAGAGTGATAGATCAGTTTGATATCGAACTTGATAAGGATCTGTTTACGCGCTGGCAGGGTGCATAA
- the argT gene encoding lysine/arginine/ornithine ABC transporter substrate-binding protein ArgT, producing MKKQVLALSLLLALSSAGSAFAAAPKTLRIGNDPTYAPFESKNAQGQLVGFDIDLANEICKRMGTKCTYVESDFDALIPSLKAKKIDAIISSLSITEKRQQEIAFSEKLFAANARLIAPKGSKLLPTVDSLKGKTIGLLQGTTQETYANQEWRPKGVTITPYANQDQVYQDLTAGRIDAAFQDEVAASEGFLKQPAGKNFAFAGPAVKDEKIFGVGTGIGMRKDETDLKAAIDKAFESMRKDGTYDKLAKKYFDFDVYGG from the coding sequence ATGAAAAAGCAGGTCCTGGCTCTTTCTCTGCTGCTGGCTCTCTCTTCCGCAGGTAGCGCATTTGCTGCCGCACCGAAGACGCTGCGCATTGGTAACGATCCTACCTATGCCCCTTTTGAATCAAAGAATGCCCAGGGGCAGCTGGTTGGGTTTGATATCGATCTCGCTAACGAGATCTGCAAACGTATGGGGACCAAATGTACGTATGTAGAGAGCGATTTTGACGCGCTGATCCCCTCGCTTAAGGCGAAGAAGATTGATGCCATTATCTCTTCCCTCTCGATTACCGAAAAACGTCAGCAGGAGATCGCCTTCTCTGAAAAATTATTTGCAGCCAATGCCCGTCTGATTGCGCCTAAAGGTTCCAAACTGTTGCCAACAGTGGACTCGCTGAAGGGCAAAACTATCGGACTGCTTCAGGGTACCACGCAGGAAACCTATGCAAATCAGGAGTGGCGTCCAAAAGGCGTAACCATCACGCCTTATGCAAATCAGGACCAGGTGTATCAGGATCTGACGGCGGGTCGAATTGATGCGGCTTTCCAGGATGAGGTTGCCGCCAGCGAAGGGTTCCTGAAACAGCCTGCCGGTAAAAACTTTGCTTTTGCCGGTCCGGCGGTGAAGGATGAGAAGATCTTTGGCGTGGGAACCGGTATAGGCATGCGCAAAGATGAAACCGATCTGAAAGCGGCCATCGACAAAGCTTTTGAATCGATGCGCAAAGATGGCACCTACGACAAGCTGGCTAAAAAATATTTCGACTTTGACGTGTACGGCGGTTAA
- the pta gene encoding phosphate acetyltransferase produces MSRTIMLIPTGTSVGLTSISLGVIRAMERKGVRLSVFKPIAQPRTGGDAHDQTTLIIRKNSSIPAAEPLQMSRVESLLGTNQQDVLMEEIIKRYHENTKDAEVVLVEGLVPTRKHQFASALNYEIAKTLNAEIVFVMSLGNDSPAQLKERIELTQSSFGGSKNKSITGVIINKLNAPVDDQGRTRPDLSEIFDDSTKASVANIDPKQLFANSPLPVLGCVPWSFDLIATRAIDMCRHLNADVINEGDIQTRRVKSVTFCARSLPHMLEHFRPGSLLVTSADRPDVLVAACLAAMNGVEIGAVLLTGGYQIDEPIRKLCERAFATGLPVFMVKTNTWQTSLSLQSFNLEVPADDTQRIERVQEYVASHIDAEWIDSLTATSERSRRLSPPAFRYQLTELAREAGKRIVLPEGDEPRTVKAAAICAARGIATCILLGNPDEIQRVAAVQGVELGKGIEIVDPDAVRENYVPRLVELRKSKGMTEVVAQEQLEDNVMLGTMMLERGEVDGLVSGAVHTTANTIRPPLQLIKTAPNSSLVSSIFFMLLPEQVLVYGDCAINPDPNPEQLAEIAIQSADSATAFGIEPRVAMISYSTGNSGAGSDVEKVREATRIAKEKRPDLIIDGPLQYDAAIMADVAKSKAPDSPVAGRATVFIFPDLNTGNTTYKAVQRSADLISIGPMLQGMRKPVNDLSRGALVDDIVYTIALTAIQSKQAEG; encoded by the coding sequence GTGTCTCGTACCATTATGTTGATTCCTACCGGCACCAGCGTCGGCCTCACCAGTATTAGTCTCGGCGTAATCCGCGCCATGGAACGCAAAGGCGTTCGTCTCAGCGTGTTTAAACCTATCGCTCAGCCGCGCACCGGTGGTGATGCCCACGACCAGACGACCCTTATTATCCGAAAAAACTCGTCTATCCCTGCTGCCGAGCCGCTACAGATGAGCCGCGTCGAATCGCTGCTGGGCACCAATCAGCAGGATGTGCTGATGGAAGAGATCATCAAGCGATACCATGAAAATACGAAAGATGCCGAAGTGGTGCTGGTTGAAGGGCTGGTCCCGACCCGCAAACATCAGTTTGCCTCCGCGCTGAACTATGAAATAGCTAAAACGCTGAACGCCGAAATTGTTTTTGTTATGTCGCTGGGCAACGATTCGCCAGCGCAGTTAAAAGAGCGCATTGAACTGACGCAAAGCAGCTTTGGCGGCAGCAAAAATAAAAGCATCACCGGCGTGATCATTAACAAGCTGAACGCCCCGGTTGACGATCAGGGACGTACCCGCCCCGATCTTTCTGAAATTTTTGATGATTCCACCAAGGCCAGCGTCGCCAATATCGATCCGAAGCAGCTGTTTGCCAACAGCCCCCTGCCGGTACTGGGCTGCGTCCCCTGGAGTTTCGATCTGATCGCGACGCGCGCGATTGATATGTGCCGTCATCTGAATGCCGATGTGATTAATGAAGGTGATATCCAGACCCGACGCGTCAAATCGGTGACCTTCTGCGCGCGCAGCCTGCCACATATGCTGGAGCATTTCCGTCCCGGCTCTCTGCTGGTGACCTCAGCAGACCGTCCCGACGTGCTGGTCGCCGCCTGTCTGGCCGCGATGAACGGCGTGGAAATTGGTGCCGTACTGCTGACCGGTGGCTATCAGATTGACGAGCCGATCCGTAAGCTTTGCGAACGTGCTTTTGCCACCGGCCTGCCGGTGTTTATGGTGAAAACCAATACCTGGCAGACCTCACTAAGCCTGCAAAGTTTTAATCTTGAAGTGCCTGCCGACGATACCCAGCGCATCGAGCGCGTGCAGGAATATGTCGCCAGCCACATTGATGCCGAATGGATTGACTCGCTGACGGCAACCTCCGAACGTAGCCGTCGCCTCTCACCTCCGGCTTTCCGCTATCAGCTGACCGAGCTGGCGCGCGAGGCGGGCAAGCGCATTGTCCTGCCGGAAGGTGACGAACCGCGTACGGTTAAAGCGGCAGCTATCTGCGCCGCACGTGGCATCGCGACCTGTATCCTGCTGGGTAATCCGGATGAGATCCAGCGCGTGGCAGCCGTTCAGGGCGTTGAGCTGGGCAAGGGGATCGAGATTGTTGACCCGGATGCCGTGCGGGAGAATTACGTACCGCGCCTGGTCGAGCTGCGTAAAAGCAAGGGCATGACGGAAGTCGTCGCTCAGGAGCAGCTTGAAGACAACGTGATGCTCGGTACTATGATGCTGGAGCGGGGAGAAGTTGACGGCCTGGTTTCGGGTGCGGTACACACCACGGCGAATACTATCCGTCCGCCGCTACAGTTAATTAAGACCGCCCCGAACAGCTCGCTGGTCTCTTCGATCTTCTTTATGCTGCTGCCTGAACAGGTACTGGTATATGGCGACTGTGCAATCAATCCGGATCCTAATCCGGAGCAACTGGCAGAAATTGCCATTCAGTCCGCAGATTCCGCCACCGCCTTTGGCATCGAGCCTCGTGTGGCGATGATCTCCTACTCTACCGGCAACTCCGGCGCGGGCAGCGACGTTGAGAAAGTGCGCGAAGCGACGCGCATTGCCAAGGAGAAGCGTCCCGATCTCATTATTGACGGTCCGTTGCAATACGATGCAGCTATTATGGCTGACGTGGCGAAATCCAAAGCGCCAGATTCTCCGGTCGCAGGTCGGGCAACCGTGTTCATCTTCCCGGATTTGAACACCGGTAATACCACCTACAAAGCCGTGCAGCGCTCTGCCGATCTGATCTCAATCGGGCCAATGCTTCAGGGAATGCGCAAGCCGGTCAACGATTTGTCACGTGGCGCGCTGGTTGACGATATCGTTTATACCATTGCGCTGACTGCGATCCAGTCAAAGCAGGCTGAAGGCTAA
- a CDS encoding TIGR04086 family membrane protein, with protein sequence MSDTQIHPVYSELNTGIQLKRISWSAVFAGVIISIVIYLLLTILGTAIGATTIDPLKEQNPVDGLGKGALIWTGLSMLISIAAGAFITGRLAQREGALHGVLMWAVNTLICVWLVVSVLSSAVSGTASVIGSGFSLLGNGISAVAPSVTQAAKDKLQENNIDLNSIQNELETTLRQTGKPELQPENLKQDANNEKNHAQNQAENTATHQQSADTDLANWFQGVIQRNQSTLQAADLDALKNIIKARTGKSDQEVDQIVAQTQQSYQQAYQKYEELKKQAEQKAREAGDKAASATAKASWVTLIILLIEAVIAGFLGKAGRKSQPHQVNQVNVH encoded by the coding sequence ATGAGTGATACTCAAATCCATCCGGTTTACAGTGAATTAAACACGGGTATACAGCTTAAGCGTATTTCGTGGAGCGCCGTTTTTGCAGGCGTTATCATTTCCATCGTTATTTATTTGTTACTCACCATTTTAGGTACGGCAATTGGTGCTACGACAATTGACCCGCTTAAAGAACAAAATCCAGTGGACGGTCTCGGTAAAGGCGCGTTGATCTGGACCGGCCTTTCAATGCTTATTTCTATTGCGGCGGGTGCATTTATTACCGGTCGACTGGCCCAGCGTGAAGGCGCGCTGCACGGCGTGCTGATGTGGGCAGTTAATACGCTGATTTGCGTCTGGCTGGTGGTGTCGGTATTAAGCAGCGCGGTAAGCGGCACGGCCAGCGTTATTGGTTCTGGCTTCAGCTTACTGGGTAATGGTATTTCTGCCGTTGCGCCTTCTGTCACTCAGGCAGCAAAGGATAAGCTACAGGAAAATAATATCGATCTTAACAGTATCCAGAATGAGCTTGAAACCACGCTGCGCCAGACCGGTAAACCCGAGTTGCAGCCTGAAAATCTCAAGCAGGATGCCAACAATGAGAAAAATCACGCACAGAACCAGGCTGAAAATACCGCTACGCATCAGCAGTCAGCGGATACTGATTTAGCCAACTGGTTCCAGGGCGTTATTCAGCGCAATCAGTCAACGCTTCAGGCTGCTGACCTTGATGCACTGAAAAATATTATTAAAGCACGTACAGGCAAAAGCGATCAGGAAGTCGATCAGATCGTTGCCCAGACGCAGCAGAGTTATCAGCAGGCGTATCAGAAATATGAAGAGTTGAAGAAACAGGCTGAGCAGAAAGCGCGTGAAGCCGGTGATAAAGCAGCCTCTGCCACGGCTAAAGCCAGCTGGGTGACACTTATCATACTGCTGATTGAAGCCGTTATCGCAGGTTTCCTGGGCAAGGCCGGTCGTAAAAGCCAGCCGCATCAGGTTAATCAGGTAAATGTGCATTAA
- the yfcF gene encoding glutathione transferase — MNYPNVTLWSDACFFSPYVMSVFVALSEKGVPFTTRRIDLASGEHLSAAWGDISLTHRVPALQIDDFVLSESSAIEEYLEARFPAPEFERLYPGNREQCARAREIQAWLRSDFLPLRQERPTEVLFAAEKFPPLSEAATISANRLFSGVGRLLVAGQQNLFGEWSIVDTDVAVMINRLALHGDPVPDRLVDYAHFQWQRASVQLWLSQSLKNAG, encoded by the coding sequence ATGAATTACCCTAACGTAACGTTGTGGTCAGATGCCTGTTTTTTTAGCCCCTATGTGATGTCCGTTTTCGTTGCACTCAGTGAGAAAGGCGTGCCCTTTACCACCCGGCGTATTGACCTGGCGAGCGGCGAGCATCTCTCTGCCGCATGGGGTGATATTTCGCTGACTCACCGTGTTCCGGCGTTACAGATCGATGACTTTGTGCTTTCCGAGTCCTCTGCCATTGAAGAGTATCTGGAAGCGCGTTTCCCTGCGCCAGAGTTTGAGCGCCTGTATCCGGGCAACCGTGAACAGTGTGCCAGGGCCCGCGAAATCCAGGCATGGCTGCGCAGCGATTTCTTACCTCTGCGGCAGGAGCGACCGACGGAAGTGCTTTTTGCTGCTGAAAAATTCCCGCCTCTCAGCGAGGCTGCAACGATCTCGGCCAACAGGCTTTTTTCAGGCGTCGGACGTTTACTGGTAGCAGGTCAGCAGAATCTGTTTGGGGAATGGTCAATTGTGGATACGGATGTGGCTGTGATGATTAATCGTCTGGCGCTTCACGGTGATCCGGTGCCAGATCGTCTGGTTGATTACGCCCATTTTCAGTGGCAACGCGCGTCCGTTCAACTCTGGCTGTCACAATCATTAAAAAACGCCGGTTAA
- a CDS encoding histidine ABC transporter permease HisQ codes for MLYGYSDVIFRGALVTLELALSSVLLSVILGLVGAGAKLSSNRPLRIIFEGYTTLIRGVPDLVLMLLIFYGLQIALNQLTDLLGLSQFDIDPMVAGIITLGFIYGAYFTETFRGAWMAVPKGQVEAATAFGFSSSQTFRRILFPAMMRYALPGIGNNWQVILKATALVSLLGLEDVVKATQLAGKSTWQPFWFAIVAGIIYLIFTTLSNGVLWWLERRYSVGVKRADL; via the coding sequence ATGCTGTATGGATATTCTGATGTCATTTTCAGGGGCGCGCTGGTTACGCTTGAGCTGGCTCTCAGCTCGGTGCTGCTGTCGGTCATCCTCGGTTTAGTTGGTGCGGGCGCCAAACTCTCCTCTAATCGTCCACTGCGGATAATCTTTGAAGGCTACACCACTTTAATTCGCGGTGTGCCCGATCTGGTTCTGATGCTGCTGATTTTTTACGGCCTGCAAATTGCCCTTAACCAGCTTACCGACCTGCTGGGGCTTAGCCAGTTTGATATCGATCCGATGGTGGCCGGTATTATTACGCTCGGTTTCATCTATGGCGCGTACTTTACCGAGACCTTTCGCGGGGCCTGGATGGCGGTGCCAAAAGGGCAGGTGGAAGCAGCGACGGCGTTCGGCTTCTCCTCTTCACAGACTTTCCGCCGCATTTTGTTCCCGGCGATGATGCGTTATGCGCTGCCCGGTATCGGTAATAACTGGCAGGTAATCCTGAAAGCAACGGCGCTGGTTTCATTACTGGGGCTGGAAGATGTGGTTAAGGCAACGCAGCTGGCGGGAAAAAGCACCTGGCAGCCGTTTTGGTTTGCCATCGTGGCCGGCATTATCTATCTGATATTTACCACGCTCTCTAACGGCGTGTTGTGGTGGCTGGAACGCCGGTATTCGGTGGGTGTAAAAAGGGCTGACTTATGA
- the purF gene encoding amidophosphoribosyltransferase produces MCGIVGIAGFMPVNQSIYDALTVLQHRGQDAAGIVTIDALNCFRLRKANGLVSDVFEARHMQRLQGNMGIGHVRYPTAGSSSASEAQPFYVNSPFGITLAHNGNLTNAHELRRALFESGRRHVNTTSDSEILLNIFAQELDRFQHYPLEAENIFSAVAAVHQHVRGAYACVAMIIGHGLVAFRDPNGIRPLVIGKRGMQDGRCEYMVASESVALDTLGFEFLRDVAPGEAVYVTEKGQLFTRQCAENPKFNPCLFEYVYFARPDSFLDKISVYSARVRMGTKLGAKIAREWEDLDIDVVIPIPETSCDIALEIARILDKPYRQGFVKNRYVGRTFIMPGQHQRRSAVRRKLNANRAEFRGKNVLLVDDSIVRGTTSEQIIEMAREAGAKKVYLASAAPEVRFPNVYGIDMPSATELIAHGREVEEIRQLIGADALVFQDLDDLIEAVREENPDIVQFECSVFNGIYVTKDVDQRYLEYLQSLRNDDAKAMARQNEVENLEMHNEG; encoded by the coding sequence ATGTGCGGTATTGTCGGAATCGCCGGTTTTATGCCGGTCAACCAGTCGATTTATGACGCGTTAACGGTGCTACAGCACCGTGGGCAGGATGCCGCTGGCATTGTCACCATCGATGCACTGAATTGCTTCCGCCTGCGTAAAGCAAACGGTCTGGTTAGCGATGTATTTGAAGCCCGCCATATGCAGCGTTTGCAGGGGAATATGGGGATTGGCCACGTACGCTATCCTACTGCCGGAAGCTCAAGTGCTTCTGAAGCGCAGCCCTTCTACGTCAACTCGCCTTTCGGCATCACACTTGCGCATAATGGTAACCTGACCAATGCCCACGAACTGCGCCGCGCGCTGTTTGAAAGCGGTCGTCGTCACGTGAATACCACCTCCGATTCTGAAATCCTGCTGAATATCTTTGCGCAGGAGCTGGATCGTTTTCAGCACTACCCGCTGGAAGCAGAGAATATTTTTTCGGCGGTTGCGGCCGTGCATCAGCACGTTCGCGGCGCTTATGCCTGCGTGGCAATGATTATTGGCCATGGCCTGGTCGCTTTCCGCGATCCTAACGGCATTCGCCCGCTGGTTATCGGCAAACGCGGCATGCAGGACGGTCGCTGTGAATATATGGTGGCCTCTGAGAGCGTGGCGCTGGATACCCTGGGCTTTGAATTCCTGCGCGATGTGGCGCCGGGCGAAGCGGTCTATGTAACCGAGAAGGGCCAGCTTTTCACCCGTCAGTGCGCGGAAAACCCGAAATTCAATCCCTGCCTGTTTGAGTACGTCTATTTTGCCCGCCCGGACTCGTTCCTGGACAAAATCTCCGTCTACAGTGCACGGGTGCGCATGGGCACCAAACTGGGCGCGAAAATCGCCCGTGAGTGGGAAGATCTGGATATTGATGTGGTGATCCCCATTCCGGAAACCTCCTGCGATATCGCGCTGGAGATCGCCCGTATCCTCGACAAGCCGTATCGTCAGGGCTTTGTTAAAAACCGCTATGTCGGCCGCACCTTTATCATGCCGGGGCAGCACCAGCGCCGCAGCGCCGTGCGCCGTAAGCTGAACGCTAACCGCGCGGAGTTTCGCGGCAAGAACGTCCTGCTGGTTGATGATTCCATCGTGCGTGGGACCACCTCCGAACAGATTATCGAGATGGCCCGTGAGGCAGGCGCGAAAAAAGTCTACCTTGCCTCAGCGGCACCGGAAGTGCGTTTCCCTAACGTCTATGGCATTGATATGCCCAGCGCGACGGAACTGATTGCGCACGGACGTGAAGTGGAAGAGATCCGCCAGCTAATTGGTGCAGATGCGCTGGTGTTCCAGGATCTGGATGACCTGATCGAAGCCGTACGTGAAGAAAACCCGGATATCGTTCAGTTTGAGTGCTCGGTCTTCAACGGTATCTACGTGACCAAAGATGTCGATCAGCGCTATCTTGAGTATCTCCAGTCGTTACGCAATGACGATGCCAAAGCAATGGCGCGTCAGAATGAAGTAGAAAACCTGGAAATGCACAACGAAGGCTAA
- a CDS encoding ABC transporter permease: protein MIDIIQEYWKALLWTDGYRFSGVAITLWLLIISVVLGGCLAVLLAIARVSPIRAVRFPVWLFTYIFRGTPLYVQLLIFYSGMYTLEVVKGNELLNAFFRSGLNCTLLALTLNTCAYTTEIFAGAIRAVPYGEIEAARAYGFSPFKLYRCIILPSALRTALPAYSNEVILMLHSTALAFTATVPDLLKVARDINSATYQPFVAFGIAAILYLIISYVLISLFRMAEKRWLAHVKPSSTH from the coding sequence ATGATCGATATTATTCAGGAATACTGGAAAGCCCTGCTGTGGACGGACGGTTATCGCTTTTCCGGCGTGGCGATTACCCTGTGGCTGCTGATTATTTCCGTTGTGCTGGGTGGATGTCTGGCAGTACTGCTGGCCATTGCCCGCGTTTCCCCCATCAGGGCGGTGCGCTTTCCGGTCTGGCTGTTTACCTATATTTTTCGCGGCACGCCGCTCTATGTTCAACTGCTGATCTTCTATTCCGGTATGTACACGCTGGAAGTGGTGAAGGGCAACGAATTGCTTAACGCGTTCTTCCGCAGCGGGCTGAACTGTACGCTGCTGGCACTGACGCTGAACACCTGTGCCTATACCACCGAGATCTTCGCCGGTGCGATCCGTGCCGTCCCTTATGGTGAAATTGAAGCGGCCCGCGCTTATGGCTTTTCTCCTTTTAAACTCTATCGCTGCATTATTCTGCCCTCCGCACTGCGCACCGCGCTGCCGGCCTACAGTAATGAAGTGATCCTGATGCTGCACTCCACGGCGCTGGCTTTTACCGCGACCGTACCGGACCTGCTGAAGGTAGCGCGGGATATTAATTCCGCCACCTATCAGCCGTTCGTGGCGTTTGGCATTGCCGCCATCCTCTACCTGATTATCTCGTATGTGTTGATTAGTCTGTTCCGCATGGCGGAGAAACGCTGGCTGGCGCACGTTAAACCCTCATCGACTCATTGA